The proteins below are encoded in one region of Planctopirus limnophila DSM 3776:
- the mtaB gene encoding tRNA (N(6)-L-threonylcarbamoyladenosine(37)-C(2))-methylthiotransferase MtaB — protein sequence MSSLEPNSAGTPSRTCRLVTLGCKVNQYETQLVKEALARHGYREVNEHEIADLCFVNTCTVTANGESRSRQVVRQLAKSNPGTRTIVVGCGVTRSPESFRQLPSVHEVVTDRRELPDVLQRYGVVEFPRGIERFEGRKRAYVKVQDGCALRCTYCIIPQVRPHLISREPEDIEREVRQLIANGYQEIILTGVHIGHYGVDLRRRTAGAPRIRLWHLIDRLDKIAGHWRMRLSSIEAAEMTDEFISSVSSAEHLCPQFHPALQSGSNAVLSRMRRRYTKEKFIDIVDQLKEALPHPGFSTDVIVGFPGETDEEFAETLDVCQNVGFTKIHAFSFSAREGTPAATFPDRVHGHVINARIKALEDLELQLVQSFGENLKGSRIEVMVESIHPDHPDLVVGTDERYCPVILAGNASDLGQLRETLVIGVRQGMLWGQGAEVLQV from the coding sequence ATGTCGTCTCTCGAACCGAATTCAGCTGGCACTCCTTCGCGAACTTGCCGTCTCGTTACGCTTGGCTGCAAGGTAAATCAGTACGAAACTCAACTTGTCAAAGAAGCGCTGGCCAGGCACGGATATCGCGAAGTAAATGAACACGAAATCGCCGACCTGTGCTTCGTAAACACCTGCACTGTCACAGCGAACGGTGAATCCCGATCGCGGCAAGTCGTCCGCCAGTTAGCAAAGTCGAATCCAGGGACACGGACGATTGTCGTTGGTTGTGGTGTGACGAGATCACCGGAATCGTTTCGCCAACTCCCCTCAGTGCATGAGGTCGTCACTGATCGCCGCGAATTGCCCGATGTTCTCCAGCGATATGGGGTGGTTGAATTTCCACGAGGGATCGAACGGTTTGAGGGACGCAAGCGGGCATATGTGAAAGTTCAGGATGGATGTGCTCTGCGCTGCACTTACTGCATTATTCCTCAGGTGCGTCCCCATCTGATCAGTCGCGAACCCGAAGATATCGAGCGGGAAGTTCGCCAGCTGATCGCCAATGGATATCAGGAAATCATCCTGACCGGTGTCCACATCGGTCACTACGGAGTGGATCTCAGGAGGAGAACAGCCGGTGCTCCCCGCATCAGGCTCTGGCACCTGATTGACCGCCTCGACAAGATCGCTGGTCACTGGAGAATGCGTCTATCGAGCATTGAAGCGGCTGAAATGACGGATGAATTCATCAGCTCTGTCAGTAGTGCCGAACACCTCTGTCCTCAGTTCCACCCTGCCCTGCAAAGTGGCTCGAATGCCGTGCTGTCGCGAATGAGAAGGCGCTATACCAAAGAAAAATTCATCGACATTGTCGATCAACTCAAAGAAGCTTTGCCTCACCCAGGTTTTTCCACAGATGTCATTGTCGGATTTCCCGGTGAAACCGACGAAGAGTTTGCTGAAACTCTCGACGTCTGCCAGAACGTAGGATTCACAAAAATTCATGCCTTTTCCTTCAGTGCCCGCGAAGGAACTCCAGCCGCCACATTCCCGGACCGTGTCCATGGACATGTGATCAATGCTCGGATTAAGGCTCTCGAAGATCTCGAACTCCAACTGGTGCAATCCTTTGGAGAAAATCTGAAAGGTTCCAGAATCGAGGTTATGGTCGAGTCCATTCATCCTGACCATCCTGATTTAGTCGTTGGTACCGACGAGCGTTACTGTCCCGTAATCCTCGCGGGAAATGCCTCCGATTTAGGACAATTGAGAGAAACATTGGTGATTGGCGTGCGGCAGGGTATGCTTTGGGGTCAAGGGGCAGAAGTCTTGCAAGTGTAA
- a CDS encoding purine-nucleoside phosphorylase: MSELKSRIDQATAKISQLWQGEPAVGMILGTGLGGLAEQIEQDIAIPYSDIPHFPTSTVKSHAGRLVCGRLRGIPIVAMEGRFHYYEGYSLEQVTFPVRVMKAMGVKTLLVTNAAGGINPQLDLSDVLIIEDHINLMPENPLRGPNDEELGPRFPDMSHPYDCQHMEVARQVALELGIHCPKGVFVAVSGPNLETRAEYRMLKLMGADVVGMSTVPEVLVAVHAGLRVLGFSVVTDLCLPDALEPVELNKILEVAARGGAKLARLIPEILPRIAL; the protein is encoded by the coding sequence ATGTCCGAACTGAAATCACGCATTGACCAGGCCACTGCCAAAATCTCCCAGCTCTGGCAAGGTGAACCTGCCGTAGGCATGATTCTGGGAACTGGTCTGGGTGGCCTGGCGGAACAAATCGAGCAGGATATCGCTATTCCTTACAGCGACATTCCTCACTTCCCTACCTCGACAGTGAAATCTCATGCGGGTCGGCTGGTTTGCGGACGCCTGCGCGGCATTCCTATCGTCGCCATGGAAGGTCGATTTCACTACTACGAAGGGTATTCTCTCGAACAAGTCACCTTTCCAGTGCGTGTCATGAAGGCCATGGGAGTGAAAACACTCCTTGTGACCAACGCTGCCGGCGGCATCAATCCACAGTTGGATCTCTCGGATGTGCTGATTATCGAAGATCACATCAATCTCATGCCCGAAAACCCCTTGCGTGGCCCTAACGATGAAGAATTGGGCCCTCGTTTTCCTGACATGAGCCACCCCTATGACTGCCAGCACATGGAAGTCGCCCGCCAGGTGGCATTGGAACTTGGCATACATTGCCCCAAAGGTGTGTTTGTCGCAGTCAGCGGGCCAAATCTCGAGACCCGTGCTGAATACCGCATGCTGAAGCTCATGGGAGCCGATGTCGTGGGGATGTCGACAGTTCCCGAAGTCCTCGTCGCAGTCCATGCGGGCTTACGCGTTCTCGGCTTCTCTGTCGTGACAGATCTCTGCCTGCCCGATGCGCTCGAACCGGTGGAACTGAATAAAATTCTGGAAGTGGCTGCACGTGGCGGTGCTAAACTGGCCCGCCTCATCCCCGAGATTCTGCCGCGTATCGCCCTCTAG
- a CDS encoding DUF4340 domain-containing protein, which produces MRETQRTLIFAGVALVALVAALFAGPSTPKPPKDFDSVGKEFFPEFTNASDAKSLEVVSYDKETAEARVFAVDFKDGVWRIPSRHNYPADGKDRLAKTAVSMSGIKREKLISRQPSQYGDFDVIDPLSEDTTQLTGRGQRITLKDENGKVLASYVIGKAVPGHNGQFYIRPLDSNDKNVYAAKLNINLSTRFADWIEPDLLKLEANNIKTIIIDKYTVDENRGRLMGRETNQLTREKPTDPWVMTGLDPSKEEVNETEMKKLVDGLDNLKIVGVRPKPARLSRDLKFDKGIAIDPATQMDLLSSGFFPVKSEDGTSEIYSKEGDLVSMTDEGVVYVLRFGNVFNGTEEEVEFGFANRDESKDTDTKKVDENSNDPKATQPASTDPSKAKNRYLFVMAQFNPEALGPKPTPPVEPKPFVMPEGVKPADSATTADGPASATAPANTTLSADDIAAAQKAAAEAQARFMEETRKYKDELQEWETKKMFGEKQVKQLNQRFADWYYVISSDSFDALQQGRKTLIQPKKAEETTGQPAAPTPPGITLPGAP; this is translated from the coding sequence ATGCGAGAAACACAGCGAACTCTAATTTTTGCCGGTGTGGCTTTAGTCGCTCTGGTGGCCGCACTTTTCGCTGGGCCATCGACTCCCAAGCCCCCCAAGGATTTTGACTCGGTCGGTAAGGAATTCTTCCCGGAATTCACTAACGCCTCGGATGCGAAATCTCTGGAGGTTGTCTCCTATGATAAGGAAACCGCCGAGGCCCGAGTTTTTGCCGTCGACTTCAAAGATGGCGTCTGGAGAATTCCATCGAGACACAACTATCCGGCTGATGGCAAAGACCGCCTCGCGAAAACCGCTGTGTCCATGTCTGGCATCAAACGTGAGAAGCTGATCAGTCGGCAGCCCTCTCAATATGGTGACTTCGATGTCATCGACCCGCTCTCCGAGGATACAACTCAACTGACCGGTCGCGGCCAGCGAATCACCCTAAAAGACGAGAATGGTAAAGTTCTGGCCTCCTATGTGATTGGTAAAGCTGTTCCCGGCCACAATGGCCAGTTTTACATTCGTCCACTCGACTCCAATGACAAGAATGTCTATGCAGCCAAGCTGAACATCAATCTCTCAACTCGATTTGCCGATTGGATTGAGCCTGACCTGCTCAAACTTGAAGCGAATAACATCAAGACCATTATTATCGATAAATACACAGTGGATGAGAACCGCGGTCGATTGATGGGCCGCGAGACGAATCAACTGACCCGAGAAAAGCCGACGGACCCCTGGGTCATGACAGGTCTTGACCCTTCCAAAGAGGAAGTGAATGAGACCGAGATGAAAAAACTGGTCGATGGCCTCGACAATCTGAAAATTGTCGGTGTCCGCCCCAAGCCAGCGAGACTCAGCCGCGATCTGAAGTTTGACAAAGGCATTGCCATCGACCCAGCCACTCAAATGGATTTACTTTCCAGTGGCTTCTTCCCTGTCAAATCGGAAGACGGAACGTCCGAGATCTACTCCAAAGAAGGTGATCTCGTGTCTATGACCGACGAGGGTGTGGTCTATGTCCTGCGGTTTGGCAATGTCTTTAACGGGACCGAAGAGGAAGTGGAATTTGGCTTCGCCAATCGAGACGAATCCAAAGATACCGACACGAAGAAGGTCGATGAGAATTCGAACGATCCCAAGGCCACCCAGCCAGCCAGTACCGATCCTTCCAAGGCGAAGAATCGGTATCTGTTTGTGATGGCACAGTTTAATCCTGAGGCCTTAGGGCCCAAGCCCACACCGCCTGTTGAACCCAAACCGTTTGTCATGCCGGAGGGTGTAAAACCTGCGGATTCCGCCACGACAGCCGATGGCCCAGCCAGTGCGACCGCTCCAGCCAATACGACCTTAAGTGCTGATGACATCGCCGCTGCCCAGAAAGCCGCCGCCGAAGCACAGGCCCGTTTTATGGAAGAGACTCGCAAGTACAAGGACGAGCTGCAGGAATGGGAAACGAAGAAAATGTTTGGCGAAAAACAGGTCAAGCAGCTCAATCAGCGTTTTGCGGATTGGTACTATGTGATCAGTTCTGACAGTTTCGACGCGTTGCAACAGGGTCGTAAAACACTCATTCAACCCAAAAAAGCTGAAGAAACCACCGGTCAACCGGCTGCACCCACCCCACCGGGAATCACACTTCCAGGGGCTCCATAA
- a CDS encoding MFS transporter has product MIAATANRPVSLVENVSSDRQPVRRDLAASMGDGASYGVMVGIGETYVPAFVLAAGLGDVFAGLIASVPVFLGSVLQLISPAAIRILKSNKLWVMLNASIQAACFIPLIVAATYGAISQWQALFITSVYWATSLATGPAWNTWMGAVVPKSVRPHFFAKRARFSQAMTLAGFLAGGFILQAGTSSSAPTRAYVLLFLIAGISRVISAFCLSRKSEPQPVRLVDDLPFMQRAMSFGQGRAGRLLLFVVCMQVGVCISGPFFVPYMLKGLKLTYIEYVILIGTSFVAKFLTLPYWGRLAKKVGAQQLLWIGAICITPLAAAWDVSFNYGWLVLVQILAGTAWAAYELAVTLLFLEAIPEHERTGTLTIYNVANNAALLAGSLIGTFMLRSMDVTIEAYLWVFAASTAARGASLLILATVPKMSSGVVEPTFRPLSVQPSMGSIDQPVLAGLPADAENQLAENERPSSGESDANSSTSLKSNFSCGDTGKEPV; this is encoded by the coding sequence ATGATCGCCGCGACCGCGAATCGTCCTGTGTCACTGGTGGAGAACGTCTCGTCAGACAGACAGCCTGTCCGTCGTGATCTGGCTGCGAGTATGGGTGATGGCGCTTCCTACGGAGTAATGGTTGGAATCGGCGAGACGTATGTTCCTGCTTTCGTCCTGGCGGCTGGATTGGGCGATGTCTTTGCAGGCTTGATTGCGAGCGTTCCCGTGTTTTTAGGGAGCGTGCTGCAATTGATTTCACCAGCAGCGATTCGAATTCTGAAGTCGAACAAGTTGTGGGTCATGCTCAATGCTTCGATTCAGGCAGCGTGCTTTATTCCTTTGATCGTTGCGGCGACGTATGGAGCGATTTCTCAGTGGCAGGCGCTCTTCATCACATCAGTTTATTGGGCTACCAGTCTGGCGACAGGCCCGGCATGGAATACATGGATGGGGGCCGTTGTTCCTAAGTCTGTACGTCCTCATTTTTTTGCGAAGCGGGCACGTTTCAGCCAGGCGATGACGCTGGCGGGATTTCTGGCAGGAGGGTTTATCCTTCAGGCGGGCACATCCTCCTCTGCGCCGACCAGAGCTTATGTGCTGCTGTTTCTGATCGCGGGGATCAGCCGGGTGATTTCGGCATTCTGCCTCTCTCGTAAGAGTGAGCCCCAGCCTGTGCGACTGGTCGATGATCTGCCATTCATGCAAAGAGCCATGAGTTTCGGTCAGGGAAGGGCAGGGCGGCTGTTGTTGTTCGTGGTCTGTATGCAGGTGGGCGTCTGTATTTCGGGGCCGTTCTTTGTGCCCTATATGCTTAAAGGATTGAAGCTGACCTACATTGAGTATGTGATATTGATCGGGACCTCATTTGTGGCCAAGTTTTTAACTTTGCCCTACTGGGGGCGGCTGGCCAAAAAAGTGGGTGCCCAGCAACTCTTATGGATTGGTGCCATTTGCATTACACCGCTCGCGGCTGCCTGGGATGTCAGTTTTAATTATGGCTGGCTCGTTCTGGTGCAGATCCTGGCTGGAACGGCCTGGGCCGCTTACGAACTGGCTGTGACGTTGCTGTTTCTGGAGGCGATTCCCGAACATGAACGAACCGGGACGCTGACGATTTACAACGTGGCGAATAATGCGGCTTTGCTGGCAGGCTCTTTGATCGGGACGTTCATGCTGCGATCAATGGATGTCACCATTGAGGCATACCTTTGGGTATTTGCAGCTTCGACAGCCGCCCGGGGAGCGAGCCTCTTGATTCTTGCGACCGTACCAAAAATGAGTTCGGGTGTGGTTGAACCCACGTTCCGACCATTATCTGTTCAGCCTTCGATGGGTTCGATCGATCAGCCAGTCCTGGCAGGATTGCCGGCCGATGCCGAGAATCAGTTGGCTGAGAACGAGCGTCCATCTTCCGGAGAGAGCGATGCGAACAGCAGCACCTCCTTGAAGAGCAATTTTTCCTGCGGAGATACTGGTAAAGAGCCCGTTTGA
- a CDS encoding STAS domain-containing protein: protein MSQPEFQASFFDLQPNGDVLVATISRKLLTEDENLEQMSQELLSLIDTFNCRKLVVSLERVTFVTSAALGKLITLHRRLHRKDGRMVLAAANGGVADVLKLSRLQDYFLMAIDVPSGISQLQAT, encoded by the coding sequence ATGAGTCAACCTGAGTTTCAAGCAAGTTTTTTTGACCTGCAGCCTAACGGTGATGTGCTTGTCGCCACCATTAGCCGCAAGTTATTGACTGAGGACGAAAACCTCGAACAGATGTCGCAGGAACTTCTGTCCTTAATCGATACTTTTAACTGCCGTAAACTTGTGGTCAGTCTGGAACGTGTCACCTTTGTGACCAGCGCAGCTCTCGGAAAGTTAATCACTCTTCATCGGCGTCTTCATCGTAAAGATGGCCGTATGGTCCTGGCAGCCGCCAATGGTGGAGTTGCCGATGTGCTGAAACTGAGTCGCCTGCAGGATTACTTTTTGATGGCCATCGATGTTCCTTCGGGAATCAGCCAGTTGCAGGCCACCTGA
- a CDS encoding thioredoxin family protein, which yields MYRRTFLQAFVSTCAAQPLLSQLSMASETSKVNWFTALKPAHQQALSRQKPLLIIFGASWCGFCHKLEKETLGEKRLAQFVMREFVPVKLDFDKDDKAAKILDVEALPATVVINTEAELLARSTGFHEPDKYAEILQSAIRRQSEILQARHTQTRPS from the coding sequence ATGTATCGCCGGACATTCCTGCAGGCATTTGTCAGCACTTGTGCAGCACAACCGTTGCTGAGCCAGTTATCGATGGCTTCCGAGACCTCGAAGGTCAACTGGTTTACGGCACTTAAACCAGCCCATCAGCAGGCCCTTTCGAGGCAAAAACCCCTGCTGATTATCTTCGGTGCCAGCTGGTGCGGATTCTGCCATAAACTTGAGAAGGAAACCCTTGGGGAAAAACGGCTTGCGCAGTTTGTGATGCGCGAATTCGTACCCGTCAAACTCGATTTTGACAAGGACGATAAAGCGGCCAAGATTCTCGATGTCGAAGCCCTCCCGGCGACCGTCGTCATCAATACGGAAGCTGAACTTCTCGCTCGATCCACGGGATTTCATGAGCCCGACAAATACGCAGAAATTCTGCAATCAGCCATTCGTCGGCAATCAGAAATCCTGCAGGCTCGCCATACACAGACCCGTCCCTCGTGA
- a CDS encoding FHA domain-containing protein → MKAELTPLKGGPVIPITRDITLIGRQEDLCDVFIDKSSISKLHCLIVRTDGLLFIRDLGSTNGTKVNGQRVVRGALLPGDELSLASEKFRVTMGPADPVVHQQEAHTEVIEVAIPEDRLKLSPETPLPANMPSRSDVKLIEE, encoded by the coding sequence ATGAAGGCAGAATTGACGCCACTGAAAGGTGGCCCTGTGATTCCTATCACGCGAGACATTACGCTGATCGGCCGTCAGGAAGATCTGTGCGATGTCTTTATTGATAAAAGCAGTATTTCCAAGCTGCACTGTCTTATTGTCCGGACTGACGGATTGCTGTTCATCCGCGATCTGGGAAGTACGAATGGCACGAAGGTCAATGGGCAACGGGTTGTCAGGGGAGCACTTTTGCCGGGGGATGAACTCTCACTGGCCAGCGAGAAGTTCCGCGTCACCATGGGGCCAGCCGATCCCGTGGTTCATCAGCAGGAAGCACATACTGAGGTCATCGAAGTCGCTATTCCTGAGGATCGGTTGAAGCTCTCCCCGGAAACACCACTTCCTGCGAACATGCCATCTCGGAGTGACGTCAAGCTGATTGAAGAATAG
- a CDS encoding bifunctional nuclease family protein, with the protein MLVQMELVRIIISEINDQQVIYLKEVDGSRAFPILIGLFEATSIDRRVRGDVPPRPLTHDLLKNIAEQLGAEVQDVVINHLEDHTYYASIRIRQQGELIEIDSRPSDAIALAVHYQPFLPIYVTESVLQDVTG; encoded by the coding sequence GTGCTTGTCCAGATGGAACTTGTGCGGATCATCATCAGCGAGATCAATGATCAGCAGGTCATTTATCTGAAGGAAGTCGATGGCTCGCGAGCCTTCCCGATTCTGATAGGTCTCTTTGAAGCGACCAGCATCGACCGGCGTGTGCGAGGCGATGTACCGCCCAGACCACTCACTCATGATCTACTGAAGAATATTGCCGAGCAATTGGGGGCTGAAGTGCAGGATGTGGTGATCAATCATCTGGAGGATCACACTTACTATGCCTCGATTCGCATCCGTCAACAGGGGGAACTGATTGAGATTGATAGCAGGCCCAGTGATGCCATCGCATTGGCCGTACATTATCAACCTTTTCTTCCCATTTATGTGACAGAATCGGTTCTACAGGATGTGACCGGCTGA
- the tmk gene encoding dTMP kinase has translation MVLEHRPHPSSGLLIVIEGIDGAGKGTQTKLLHERLKSTSRDVFTLSFPRYESTFFGQRVADFLNGRFGTLEQVHPFLAAMLYAGDRFESRDLLQSALNEGKIVLCDRYIPSNLAHQLTKAQPELRAEMQQWIEHVEYHLYQMPRPDLVVLLDTTAETATTLIDRKQARDYTTSKADLHEADQHYLERVLIEYRNLAANNPLWHVVPCLQNSILRSQTEIAEEIYTFVESFISRRI, from the coding sequence GTGGTTCTCGAACATCGTCCGCATCCATCTTCCGGGTTATTGATTGTCATTGAAGGAATCGACGGTGCGGGGAAAGGAACCCAGACCAAACTCCTCCACGAACGTCTCAAGTCAACATCACGAGACGTTTTTACGCTGAGCTTTCCTCGCTACGAAAGCACATTCTTCGGACAGCGCGTAGCCGATTTTCTCAATGGAAGATTTGGCACTCTGGAGCAGGTTCACCCTTTTCTGGCAGCAATGCTCTATGCCGGCGATCGCTTCGAGAGTCGTGATCTTCTCCAATCCGCATTGAACGAAGGCAAGATTGTACTTTGCGATCGATACATTCCTTCGAATCTGGCTCATCAACTCACCAAGGCCCAGCCCGAGTTGCGAGCGGAAATGCAGCAGTGGATTGAGCACGTCGAGTATCATCTCTATCAAATGCCCAGGCCCGATCTGGTGGTGCTTCTGGATACCACTGCGGAAACTGCGACAACACTGATTGATCGCAAGCAGGCGCGGGATTACACGACATCGAAGGCCGATCTTCATGAGGCCGATCAGCATTATCTGGAACGCGTACTGATTGAATATCGAAATCTGGCAGCGAATAACCCACTCTGGCATGTCGTCCCCTGCCTCCAGAATTCGATTCTCCGTTCGCAGACAGAAATCGCTGAGGAAATCTACACGTTCGTAGAATCCTTCATCTCCAGGCGGATTTAA
- a CDS encoding dienelactone hydrolase family protein, giving the protein MWSPRILLATTLCLITSFSNAICVAEIRSKEIEYQAGTVKSKGTLFWNDEIQGRRPGVLVVHEWWGLDDYAKNRAQKLAEAGYVAFACDMYGEGKTTQHPKDAGTMATSVRSNQQEWLARANAALDVLKKDEHVNPEHLVAIGYCFGGSTVLQLALKGSDLDAVVSYHGALPKVTPEEAGQVKAKVLVFHGADDAFIPKDVVEQFQTAFKGSDNQLTFVSFPGVRHSFTVPDAGKHGIEGMKYDEQADKTSWQATLDLLSKLSK; this is encoded by the coding sequence ATGTGGTCACCAAGAATTCTGCTCGCAACGACCCTATGCCTGATAACCTCATTTTCGAACGCTATTTGCGTCGCGGAAATCCGTTCGAAAGAGATCGAATATCAGGCCGGCACCGTGAAATCGAAAGGGACACTCTTCTGGAATGATGAGATTCAGGGACGCCGCCCGGGAGTCCTTGTCGTTCATGAATGGTGGGGATTAGACGACTATGCCAAAAATCGCGCTCAAAAACTGGCAGAGGCAGGTTACGTTGCTTTTGCATGCGACATGTATGGCGAAGGCAAGACCACTCAGCACCCCAAAGATGCCGGGACCATGGCAACCAGTGTACGTTCCAATCAACAGGAATGGCTGGCCCGCGCAAATGCTGCCCTGGATGTCTTGAAGAAAGACGAGCACGTGAATCCCGAGCATCTGGTGGCGATTGGCTACTGTTTTGGAGGATCGACAGTTCTTCAACTCGCCCTAAAGGGTAGCGACCTGGATGCCGTTGTCTCGTATCACGGGGCACTCCCTAAAGTCACGCCTGAAGAAGCTGGCCAGGTCAAAGCAAAAGTTCTCGTCTTTCATGGAGCTGATGACGCTTTTATTCCCAAAGACGTCGTCGAGCAGTTCCAGACAGCATTTAAAGGTTCCGACAATCAACTCACGTTTGTTTCCTTCCCGGGGGTTCGTCATAGCTTCACTGTCCCCGATGCCGGCAAACATGGGATCGAAGGCATGAAGTACGATGAACAGGCGGACAAAACCTCCTGGCAGGCCACTCTCGATCTGTTGAGCAAACTGAGCAAGTAA
- a CDS encoding YbaN family protein, protein MWTVPKNAESGMSTVLCPPSPADDGTSCGELEARPFLVDQEENEAGDVVGICAEIRHPMVVASGIRRIVFQVGGVSCIGLAIAGVFLPVLPTTPFLILASFLFYRSSPELYLRLHQHRFSGPLLRKWERDRGVSFRVKMGAVGIVLLMVALTLLSGRISSPMHWLIMGLASIGIMVILLLPSPRRQPVSLVRIEEFASKKVG, encoded by the coding sequence ATGTGGACAGTTCCCAAGAATGCCGAAAGCGGGATGTCGACTGTGTTGTGCCCACCATCACCTGCTGATGACGGAACATCCTGCGGTGAATTGGAGGCTCGCCCGTTTCTGGTGGATCAAGAGGAGAACGAGGCTGGGGATGTTGTTGGTATCTGTGCAGAAATCAGGCATCCGATGGTGGTTGCTTCCGGGATACGGAGAATTGTTTTTCAGGTGGGTGGAGTCAGTTGTATCGGTTTAGCAATTGCAGGTGTGTTTCTTCCTGTGTTGCCGACGACTCCTTTTCTCATTCTGGCCAGTTTCTTGTTCTACCGGTCATCTCCCGAACTGTACCTTCGCTTGCATCAGCACCGCTTTTCGGGGCCGCTTTTGCGAAAATGGGAGCGTGACCGGGGAGTCAGTTTCAGAGTAAAAATGGGTGCTGTTGGAATCGTCCTGCTGATGGTGGCGCTCACACTGCTGTCAGGTCGCATCAGCTCTCCAATGCATTGGCTGATCATGGGATTGGCGAGTATCGGTATTATGGTCATCCTGCTTCTGCCATCCCCACGTCGACAGCCAGTTTCTTTGGTACGAATCGAGGAATTCGCCAGCAAAAAAGTGGGCTAA
- a CDS encoding SDR family oxidoreductase, with translation MILDLFRLDHKVALITGGSRGLGAAISLALAEAGADIVCVSRTSPTQAHIEKILSLGRRFHFLPCDLSDRANRTGLVEKARLIAGSIDILVNNAGLTARFPPEEYPLTHLQTMLAVHIEAAFDLAQQVAPSMIQRGSGKIINVGSVMSHQGGWQIPAYAIAKHGLAGLTKSLCNSWAAQGINVNCICPGYMLTELSGSLVNDPVRGPQILSRIPAGRWAQPEELGGLCVFLASSASNYMHGSIIDIDGGWLAR, from the coding sequence ATGATCCTCGATCTCTTTCGGCTGGATCACAAGGTCGCTTTGATCACGGGTGGTTCCAGAGGGCTGGGAGCGGCCATCTCTTTAGCATTGGCAGAAGCGGGTGCAGATATCGTCTGTGTCTCAAGAACCTCACCCACACAGGCACACATTGAAAAAATCCTCTCTCTGGGCCGACGTTTCCACTTCCTCCCGTGCGATCTCAGTGATCGGGCAAACCGTACTGGTCTTGTAGAAAAAGCCAGATTGATTGCGGGATCAATCGATATCCTCGTCAACAACGCGGGTTTAACAGCCCGCTTTCCTCCTGAGGAGTATCCTCTTACTCACCTGCAGACCATGCTGGCGGTTCATATTGAAGCCGCTTTCGATCTCGCCCAACAGGTCGCCCCATCGATGATCCAGCGAGGCTCTGGAAAAATCATTAATGTTGGTTCGGTAATGAGCCATCAGGGTGGCTGGCAGATCCCCGCTTATGCCATCGCCAAGCATGGGTTGGCCGGATTGACAAAATCACTCTGCAACTCGTGGGCAGCTCAAGGGATCAACGTCAACTGCATCTGTCCGGGCTATATGCTCACTGAACTCTCGGGCTCATTAGTCAACGATCCTGTTCGAGGCCCGCAGATTCTCAGCCGTATCCCTGCAGGGCGCTGGGCACAACCCGAGGAACTGGGTGGTTTGTGCGTTTTTCTGGCCTCCAGTGCATCCAACTACATGCATGGCAGTATCATCGATATCGATGGCGGCTGGCTGGCACGCTGA